One window from the genome of Nicotiana tomentosiformis chromosome 5, ASM39032v3, whole genome shotgun sequence encodes:
- the LOC138892443 gene encoding uncharacterized protein: MRFGKKGKLSPRYVSPYKITQRIGRVAYKLELPPEMSVVHQMFHVSMLKKVVGDLSLIVLIEAIEVNGELTYEEILVAILDRKVRKMRNKEIASVKVLWQNRQVEEAAWEAVEEMKKKYPYLF; the protein is encoded by the coding sequence atgcggtttggtaagaaagggaagttgagtccgaggtatgtctcACCGTACAAAATCACTCAGAGGATTGGtcgggtggcttacaagcttgaactacctccagagatgtctgtAGTGCACCAAATGTTccacgtatccatgttgaagaaggtggttggagatctgtCGCTTATtgttctaattgaggctattgaggttaacggggaattgacttatgaagaaattctagttgctattcttgataggaaAGTCCGTAagatgagaaataaagaaattgcctccgtgaaagtactaTGGCAGAACCGGCAGGTTGAAGAGGCCGCCTGGGAGGCcgtggaagaaatgaagaagaaataccctTATTTGTTTTAa